In Pseudomonadota bacterium, one DNA window encodes the following:
- a CDS encoding 3-isopropylmalate dehydratase large subunit, with the protein MPQTLFDKIWDRHVVRNLDDGSSLVYVDRVFLHERTGGVALTSLAESSREVRNPAQVFATMDHILDTYPGRGDATEVPGGEAFITTMRATAREAGITLFDINDPRHGIAHLISAEQAITLPGLVVVCPDSHTCTLGALGAIGWGIGTSNCEHALATETLRARKPLQLAVEFSGELANGVTAKDLILYLIGKYSAAGAANHAMEFRGPAIRALDMEARFTLCNMAVEFSAFTGLIAPDEKTISYVAGRPYAPVGNRWDEAVEQWRALRSDDEAAFDKVLSIDVSEVPPTVTWGISPQHAVAVTAGAPELDTADSNEQRAEFTQAMDYMGLKPGQPLIGLPIDGAFIGSCTNARLSDLRSAAAVLKGRRVAEGVRAICTPASAQVKQAAEQEGLDQIFTGSGFEWREPGCSLCFNAGGEGFGPEQRVVSSTNRNFRGRQGPRTRTHLASPASVAAAAVAGCIADVRQYQEAAA; encoded by the coding sequence ATGCCCCAAACGCTGTTTGACAAGATCTGGGATCGTCACGTGGTCCGCAACCTGGACGACGGCTCCTCTCTGGTCTACGTGGACCGAGTGTTTCTGCACGAGCGGACGGGCGGGGTGGCGCTGACCAGCCTGGCCGAAAGCAGTCGCGAGGTTCGCAACCCCGCCCAGGTGTTTGCCACCATGGACCATATTCTGGACACCTATCCTGGCCGCGGTGACGCCACCGAGGTGCCCGGCGGCGAAGCGTTTATCACGACCATGCGAGCCACTGCCCGCGAGGCCGGCATCACGCTATTTGATATCAACGATCCCCGTCACGGCATTGCCCACCTCATTTCGGCTGAGCAGGCCATCACCCTGCCCGGCCTGGTGGTCGTCTGCCCGGACAGCCATACGTGCACCCTCGGTGCGCTCGGCGCAATCGGTTGGGGTATCGGCACCAGCAACTGCGAACACGCGCTGGCCACCGAGACGCTGCGAGCCCGCAAGCCGCTGCAGCTCGCGGTGGAGTTCAGCGGCGAGCTGGCCAACGGCGTGACCGCTAAGGACTTGATTCTCTACCTGATCGGGAAATACTCGGCAGCGGGTGCAGCCAACCACGCCATGGAGTTTCGCGGGCCCGCCATCCGCGCGCTCGACATGGAGGCGCGCTTTACGCTGTGCAATATGGCTGTGGAGTTCTCGGCGTTTACCGGGCTGATTGCGCCGGACGAAAAAACCATCAGCTACGTGGCAGGCCGACCCTACGCACCCGTAGGTAACCGCTGGGATGAAGCGGTGGAACAATGGCGAGCGCTTCGCAGCGACGATGAAGCGGCCTTCGATAAGGTGCTTTCCATCGACGTGAGCGAGGTTCCGCCGACCGTCACGTGGGGTATCAGTCCCCAGCATGCCGTGGCGGTCACCGCCGGCGCGCCAGAACTGGACACAGCGGACAGCAACGAACAGCGCGCTGAGTTCACCCAAGCCATGGACTACATGGGTCTCAAGCCCGGCCAGCCGCTGATCGGGCTGCCGATCGACGGCGCGTTTATTGGCTCATGCACCAATGCTCGGCTGAGTGACCTTCGATCCGCCGCTGCAGTTCTCAAAGGGCGCAGGGTCGCTGAGGGAGTCAGGGCGATTTGCACCCCGGCCTCCGCGCAGGTGAAGCAAGCGGCTGAGCAGGAGGGGCTCGATCAGATTTTCACCGGCAGCGGCTTTGAGTGGCGGGAACCCGGCTGCTCCCTGTGTTTCAATGCCGGCGGCGAGGGGTTTGGACCGGAGCAACGGGTGGTGTCGAGCACCAACCGAAACTTCCGCGGCCGGCAGG